The Novipirellula caenicola genome includes a region encoding these proteins:
- the hemB gene encoding porphobilinogen synthase, with the protein MSHFSRGNFPATRLRRVRRHDWSRRLVAENQLSVDDLIWPIFVFDGEGRQPIESLPGVDRLGHDQIAEAVQTACRLGIPAIAIFPATPSELKTPDAAEAINPDNLVCRTVRKIKQEAGDALGVICDVALDPYSSHGQDGLVRDSYVINDETVEVLCQQALVQAEAGCDVIAPSDMMDGRIGAIRGTLETAGMTNVQIMSYAAKYASSFYGPFRDAVGSSGNLGKASKSTYQQSPGQSDEALHEVALDLAEGADTVMVKPGMPYLDIVYRVKSTFGVPTFAYQVSGEYAMLSAAANHGWLDRDKVILESLLAFKRAGADGVLTYFAVEAARLLHAAHSQ; encoded by the coding sequence ATGAGCCATTTTTCTCGCGGGAATTTCCCCGCCACTCGCCTGCGACGCGTCCGTCGCCACGACTGGTCTCGGCGACTTGTTGCCGAGAACCAATTGAGCGTGGACGATCTGATTTGGCCCATCTTTGTCTTTGATGGCGAGGGACGCCAACCGATTGAAAGCTTGCCGGGGGTGGACCGACTGGGGCACGACCAAATCGCCGAGGCGGTCCAGACCGCGTGCCGTTTGGGGATCCCCGCCATCGCGATTTTCCCGGCCACGCCTAGCGAACTGAAAACGCCGGATGCCGCTGAAGCGATCAATCCCGACAACCTCGTTTGCCGCACCGTTCGCAAGATCAAACAAGAAGCAGGCGATGCCCTCGGCGTGATCTGCGATGTTGCCTTGGACCCCTACAGCAGCCATGGGCAAGACGGATTGGTTCGCGATTCGTATGTGATCAACGACGAAACGGTCGAAGTGTTGTGCCAGCAAGCGTTGGTACAAGCCGAAGCGGGATGTGACGTGATCGCGCCGAGCGACATGATGGATGGCCGGATCGGAGCGATTCGTGGGACGTTGGAAACCGCGGGAATGACCAACGTGCAAATCATGTCGTACGCCGCTAAGTACGCCAGTTCGTTTTACGGGCCTTTCCGAGATGCGGTCGGATCGTCTGGCAATCTTGGCAAAGCCAGCAAGAGTACCTACCAACAATCTCCTGGCCAAAGCGACGAGGCGCTTCACGAAGTCGCACTCGATTTGGCCGAGGGCGCCGACACGGTGATGGTCAAACCGGGGATGCCCTACTTGGACATCGTCTATCGTGTGAAATCGACCTTTGGCGTTCCCACGTTCGCCTATCAAGTCAGCGGCGAGTACGCGATGCTCTCCGCCGCCGCCAATCACGGTTGGCTCGATCGCGACAAAGTGATTCTCGAAAGCTTGTTAGCGTTCAAGCGTGCCGGTGCCGATGGCGTGCTGACCTATTTCGCCGTCGAAGCGGCACGCCTTCTCCATGCCGCCCACTCGCAATAG
- a CDS encoding family 16 glycoside hydrolase gives MKIRTSSFQRLVASLALVVCVTLQASAADDAKVLSALLIDGQNNHKWQETTPLIKQTLEASGRFKVDVVTSPAKGGDMSTFAPKFAGYDVIVSNYNGQPWSESTQKAFEDYVAGGGGFCSVHAADNSFPKWSAYNRMIGLGGWGGRNESDGPYVRWKEDLQKFTRDNSPGSGGTHGKRVPFVVVVRDVEHPITKGLPGSFMQTADELYGKLRGPAENMQVLATGFSAKESGGTGEHEPLLMCIQYGKGRVFHTTLGHDVNAMKGLAFQVTLQRGTEWAATGDVTLPAVDAETLTADEPAVRDPATLSESAAGNDVSWDTIPDIDGKGWVSLFNGSDTKGWTQKNGTATYRVEKGAVVGKTSEGSPNSFLCTDQTFGDFELTFQTNVDTGLNSGVQIRSLSTKDYKNGRVHGPQVEIEAAPGEAGYVYSEGTGRGWITKEQPIKDAYQNNSWNRFVVRAVGDRIQTWVNGTKIADFSDAESSKEGFIGLQVHGIAKGTGPFEVRWKDIRVRELN, from the coding sequence ATGAAAATACGAACTTCCTCTTTTCAACGACTGGTCGCCTCTCTCGCATTGGTCGTGTGTGTGACGCTACAGGCGTCGGCGGCTGACGATGCCAAAGTCTTGTCGGCATTGTTGATCGACGGGCAAAACAATCACAAATGGCAAGAAACCACCCCGCTGATCAAACAGACGCTCGAAGCATCAGGGCGATTCAAAGTGGACGTTGTCACCTCGCCTGCAAAAGGGGGCGACATGAGTACATTCGCTCCGAAATTCGCCGGCTATGACGTCATCGTTTCCAACTACAACGGCCAACCGTGGAGCGAGTCGACGCAAAAAGCGTTTGAGGACTACGTCGCTGGCGGAGGCGGTTTCTGCTCGGTTCACGCCGCCGATAACTCGTTCCCAAAATGGTCGGCCTACAATCGCATGATCGGGCTGGGGGGCTGGGGCGGTCGCAATGAGAGCGATGGTCCCTACGTTCGTTGGAAAGAGGATCTGCAAAAATTTACGCGTGACAACTCGCCTGGATCGGGTGGCACCCACGGCAAACGCGTTCCCTTTGTCGTCGTCGTTCGCGATGTCGAGCATCCGATCACCAAGGGATTGCCGGGATCGTTCATGCAAACGGCTGACGAATTGTACGGAAAGTTGCGAGGACCCGCGGAAAACATGCAAGTGTTGGCGACCGGATTCAGTGCCAAAGAATCGGGCGGTACTGGCGAACACGAGCCGCTGTTGATGTGCATTCAATACGGCAAAGGACGTGTTTTTCACACGACCCTTGGGCATGACGTCAACGCGATGAAGGGGTTGGCGTTCCAAGTCACGCTGCAGCGTGGTACCGAGTGGGCGGCGACTGGCGATGTGACCCTGCCCGCCGTCGATGCCGAGACGTTGACGGCCGACGAGCCTGCCGTCCGCGATCCGGCGACGCTTAGCGAGTCGGCCGCAGGCAACGATGTCTCGTGGGACACGATCCCCGATATCGATGGCAAAGGCTGGGTTTCGCTGTTCAATGGCAGCGACACCAAGGGCTGGACCCAAAAGAACGGCACCGCGACCTACCGCGTCGAAAAAGGGGCTGTGGTCGGAAAAACCTCCGAAGGAAGCCCGAATTCGTTCTTGTGCACCGATCAAACCTTTGGCGATTTCGAGCTGACCTTCCAAACCAACGTCGACACTGGACTAAACAGCGGGGTGCAGATTCGCTCGCTCAGCACCAAGGATTACAAAAACGGTCGTGTTCACGGCCCCCAGGTCGAAATCGAAGCGGCGCCAGGCGAAGCGGGCTACGTCTACAGCGAAGGGACCGGACGCGGTTGGATCACCAAGGAACAACCGATCAAAGACGCCTATCAAAACAACAGCTGGAATCGTTTCGTCGTTCGCGCGGTGGGCGATCGCATTCAAACTTGGGTCAACGGCACCAAGATCGCTGATTTTTCGGACGCAGAATCGAGCAAAGAAGGCTTCATTGGGCTGCAAGTGCACGGCATCGCCAAGGGGACCGGCCCCTTCGAAGTCCGCTGGAAAGATATCCGCGTGCGTGAGCTGAATTAA
- the dnaG gene encoding DNA primase yields MSLPVDFDLKERVRASVDIVDVVGQTLELHPAGRNMVARCPWHNDRRPSLTVNPERQTWKCWVCDIGGDIFSYVMQRDGLDFPSALRMLAEQAGIPIDELRGGKKTVFGSPDDRPTLFAAMKLVSDAYFQQLESGTSNDAKIARDYLASRGIDDENRRRFRIGFSPESWSFAVDLLKKHNFSAEVAEAAGLAIKRNKGDGYYDRFRGRLMFPIHDLQDRPISLGGRLIPAIAARRGEEKAGAKYINGPETKLFRKSHQLYNLQLARESIRRGGDALVMEGYTDVVAARQAGVESAVAVLGTALGDDHIRLLKRFAKRVVLVLDGDTAGQTRADQVLELFVRADVDMRVLTLPDGNDPADFLASQGRAAFDELVAKAPDALEHKLNRLTEGVDVTNDTHKVTQAIEVLLGIIAQAPRTANLKVDQLMLRMSRTFGLPIERLSERLEEVRKTRSRAQAKHRDSRSRGASPGAARPVKRPSPPPRSESSPPASSFDPNAAFLESAEVEGDFGGYDDFGVPPDFGGAPDFGGASDFGGLDASGDFGRTSSRSSSQANRVQPLSGIDRELFETLIESPELAAMAVESIDPDWLDSNTAKMLLSAYQDLDLQGRDLTLESLMLVLENEDLKNQVVTLEERVRRRGDQSTQTTFERYAGVVLRYREREFSAEKNRQIAKLASSALAEEEEEALLKELFDAERARHQMKKD; encoded by the coding sequence TTGTCCCTGCCTGTGGACTTCGACCTGAAAGAGCGAGTGCGCGCGAGCGTCGACATTGTCGATGTTGTCGGCCAGACGCTGGAGTTGCATCCGGCGGGTCGCAATATGGTTGCACGTTGTCCCTGGCACAACGACCGGCGACCTTCTTTGACCGTCAATCCCGAGCGGCAGACGTGGAAGTGTTGGGTTTGTGATATCGGTGGCGATATCTTTAGCTACGTGATGCAGCGAGACGGGCTCGATTTTCCATCGGCACTTCGCATGTTGGCCGAACAGGCAGGCATTCCGATCGACGAGCTACGAGGCGGCAAAAAGACCGTTTTCGGCAGCCCCGATGATCGCCCCACGCTGTTTGCAGCAATGAAATTGGTCTCGGACGCCTATTTCCAACAGCTTGAAAGTGGCACCAGCAACGATGCCAAGATTGCTCGGGACTATTTGGCCTCGCGTGGCATTGATGACGAGAACCGCAGGCGTTTTCGCATCGGCTTTTCGCCCGAGTCGTGGAGCTTTGCTGTCGACTTGCTTAAGAAGCATAACTTTAGCGCCGAGGTTGCCGAAGCCGCTGGCTTGGCCATCAAACGAAACAAGGGTGACGGGTATTACGATCGGTTTCGCGGCCGGTTGATGTTCCCGATTCATGACCTGCAAGATCGCCCGATCTCGTTGGGAGGCCGGTTGATCCCCGCGATCGCCGCGCGACGTGGCGAAGAAAAGGCCGGGGCCAAGTACATCAACGGTCCTGAGACCAAGTTATTCCGCAAGTCACACCAGCTGTACAATTTGCAACTGGCGCGTGAATCGATCCGTCGCGGTGGTGACGCCTTGGTGATGGAGGGTTACACCGATGTGGTCGCCGCTCGCCAAGCAGGCGTCGAGTCGGCGGTCGCCGTGCTTGGGACCGCCTTGGGTGACGACCACATTCGTTTGTTGAAACGATTTGCGAAACGGGTCGTTTTGGTGCTCGATGGTGACACCGCCGGGCAAACCCGCGCCGATCAAGTGCTCGAGTTGTTTGTGCGTGCCGATGTCGACATGCGGGTTTTGACGTTGCCCGATGGCAATGATCCCGCCGATTTTTTGGCGTCACAGGGGCGCGCCGCCTTTGATGAATTGGTGGCTAAGGCGCCCGACGCGCTCGAGCACAAATTGAATCGGTTGACCGAAGGGGTCGATGTCACGAACGACACGCACAAGGTGACGCAAGCGATCGAAGTTTTGTTGGGGATCATCGCTCAAGCTCCGCGGACCGCGAATCTAAAAGTGGACCAGTTGATGCTGCGGATGTCGAGGACGTTCGGGTTGCCGATTGAGCGGCTTAGTGAGCGACTCGAAGAGGTTCGCAAAACACGCTCGCGAGCCCAGGCGAAACATCGTGATTCACGCAGTCGCGGCGCAAGCCCTGGTGCTGCCCGGCCGGTGAAGCGTCCCTCGCCGCCGCCTCGCAGCGAAAGTTCGCCCCCGGCGTCATCGTTTGATCCGAATGCGGCGTTTTTAGAGTCGGCAGAAGTTGAAGGTGATTTTGGCGGCTACGATGATTTCGGTGTCCCGCCGGATTTCGGCGGCGCCCCGGACTTCGGTGGCGCGTCCGATTTTGGCGGGCTGGATGCGTCTGGCGATTTTGGCAGGACGTCGTCACGTTCATCGTCGCAAGCGAATCGTGTGCAGCCGCTCAGCGGAATCGATCGCGAGTTGTTTGAAACGCTGATTGAATCACCCGAGCTTGCGGCGATGGCGGTCGAATCGATCGATCCTGATTGGCTCGATTCCAATACGGCAAAGATGTTGTTGTCGGCCTATCAAGACTTGGATCTGCAAGGCCGTGACTTGACGCTCGAGTCGCTGATGTTGGTTCTTGAAAACGAAGATTTGAAAAACCAAGTCGTGACGCTCGAGGAACGCGTGCGTCGTCGCGGCGACCAATCCACCCAAACCACCTTCGAGCGTTACGCGGGGGTTGTTCTGCGCTACCGCGAGCGAGAATTTTCGGCAGAAAAAAACCGCCAAATCGCAAAACTGGCTTCTTCGGCATTGGCAGAAGAGGAAGAGGAGGCTCTATTGAAAGAGCTGTTTGACGCCGAGCGAGCGCGTCACCAGATGAAAAAAGATTAG